A single window of Sebastes umbrosus isolate fSebUmb1 chromosome 16, fSebUmb1.pri, whole genome shotgun sequence DNA harbors:
- the LOC119504325 gene encoding cytochrome c oxidase subunit 8A, mitochondrial-like, whose protein sequence is MFSLLRRPTLTWSRLMRAIQQSHRSTIYSKPPKEKIGPVQSFFAICVFAVTLLAPAGWIMHHIPEYRQRSPPQP, encoded by the exons ATGTTCTCCCTCCTTAGGAGACCCACACTGACCTGGTCTAGGTTGATGAGAGCCATTCAGCAAAGTCACAGGTCAACCATCTACAGCAAGCCGCCAAAGGAAAAGATCGGGCCAGTG CAGTCTTTCTTtgccatctgtgtgtttgctgtgacTCTTTTGGCCCCGGCCGGATGGATCATGCATCACATCCCAGAATACCGGCAGAGATCACCTCCACAACCCTGA